DNA sequence from the Rattus rattus isolate New Zealand chromosome 2, Rrattus_CSIRO_v1, whole genome shotgun sequence genome:
caccactgcccagtaaCAACCTCTGTGCCCACCCAGGGACCAGGGTGACACTGCCTACCTTGTCCCTTCCAAGGGTACTTCAGGAGCCAGACTAAGAGACATTGAGTCTGGACCAAAGAAACAGCCCAAGCCCTCGAGACAGGCACTATGTGAGCAAGGATAGCCAGGGGGGCACAGCAGGACAAAGTGGGAGGTCTGACTGGAGATGGGAGATGAGAGGTGGGAGGAGTGTTGCTGTGAGTCAGAGACCCCAGCCTAACCTGCAACACTAACCAGGGAAGGAGGGTCTGCCCAAGGTGTTGAGCCTCTTGTCACTGGTGCCCCTTGTCACTGGTGAATGGGGCTGTGCTATCACAGGTCCAGGTCGTGTGTTGGATCATGACACTCCACTTTCACCCAAGTCAAGCTGTGAaatcagaacaaaaatatttgatgTGTGCTCTCTCCATAACTATCTGCGATGATCCAAATTGGTGAGACATATGCCCAGGCCCTACCATGAAACACAGTGTTGTATTACTGTGGCCTAGTAAGAAATGTGTGACATGAACCTTATGCACATAAAAGAACCATCAACAGTGCAGAGCATCCAATACTCAGAGTGAGAGCTCTAAGAAATTGTGAACCTTAAGGATGAGATGAGTCTATGAAACACATACCTATGTAGTCATCTGGAAtagactatttaaaataaaatgcactcTTCCCATTCCACAGGACCATTCCTGTACAGCAGCCATTTTCATTaactattttaaattcttttcaaatGATGTGTGTGGGTAGGAGGAGGTATGTCTGTGAGTACAGATAcccaaggaggacagaagagggcattggacccccaggagccagagttacaggtggttgagcTACCCTGTATGAATGCTGGCAGCCACACGTGGGTCGTGGGTCATTGGCAAGAGTAAAGGCTCTGCAGCCCCTCTCCACTCTCACTTCGGTGATCTGTCTCAGACATTACCTGTTGACTCCCTGTTGTAGGAGGTTAGTCTTTGGTGCTCTTGAGACGCCCTGCTCTCCATGCTGTAGGTCGTGGGTACTCACTGCTTACGTTGCTGTTTATATTGATTTGTGAAAGTCTCAGTAAAACTGagaattaggggttggggatttagctcagtggtagagcgcttgcccagcaaacgcaaggccctgggctcggtccccagctccgaaaaaaaaaaaaaaggaaaaaaaacaaaacaaaaaatcccctgAGAATTAACTATAAccatttttcaaattttagaTGTTTTCATGGAATTGGCACTTGCTTAGTTTTCTAATATACCATTGAAAATTCTCCCATCCAACCTCAGTTCTTTTCTTGGGACACTTCCTTCATACCTTGCTTTTCTGTAGACTTCTCTGTAAGAAAGTTCCCCTTCCTGTTATCCCAGAGTTAGATCCCCTGATTCCTGGGTTCCATGTCTTCTTTCTTATTCTGCCCTCATTGGGTAAAGCATACCCACGGGTAACTTCATTTCTGGTTGTCAGCTTGGCTACATCTGAAATGAACTATACTCCGGaaatggagggctcacctgtgatccagaccttgaggctggaagacaggcTTTTCTGGTTTGGATCTTGAAGCATAGTGACCATGAGAAGTTTAGGCCAGGGAAGGCAATTCATGCCTTTatccccaggagacagaggcaagcatatCTCTAAATTCCAACCAGCTTGAGGCGGAACAAATTCCAAGTGAAGGACAGCTTAGGTCCAGGCGTGGcagacacaccttctgctggaggcctacatcaggacagtggaagaaggaaggctgctgctttgcctgcttgcttccttgttacttgccagcacatcagttggagcctacttcttcaggattccagcttatacagaagaccagctcaaACCCCCCatcttgtgggactgagcaactactagactcCTGGACTTGCCATTCATAGCTGCCCATTGCTGGGTTAGTTGGAttgcagcctgtaagtcatccCAATAAATTCCCTTTATAGAGACAtcccataaattctgtgactctagaggaCCCTCACCGAGACACCACCCAAGCCTACCCCATGGCCTGTCTGGACACTGCTGGACTCAGTTCACATGTGTAACAGTTTGGGAGGTAGAACAAAGCTGGGAGTAGTTGTCCTATAGACAGCGCTCCCACGTCCTGTGCTCGGTCCGTGTTGTTGCTTCGAGATGGGGATGGGTGGACATTCCTCCTCAGGGCTGGCCTGTTGATCTCTCTCTGGGACTCCAGGTAAGCCCAACATCTGACAAATGGTCACTCCTGAGAGGACTAAATTgatcttaattttcttctctctcctttaatggtcatctttttgctttgttttctgagaatgaACTTTGTGAACTTTTCTAAAGTTTCAAACTGTTTTTCTTAGTTCTCAACTCCTCTCTTCAGTCCttatattttcttatctttaataagttttgcttttatttgtgtatgtgtgtgtgtgtagcctaaCAGCATCTAATTAAACAAAAactcataattattttattgggGGGGGTAATAGGAAGCGCTCAAGGGCTTTAGTTGATATTGAACCAGAGGCCAGAGAATGAGGTAAAAATACAGAGTCCTTCatctggggtggggagagggggatggcAAGGCTTTGTTTTTACACAAAAACCTGGGCCCTTTGTATGCAGAGTGTGCAGGGCCACCTGCAGCCACAGCAAAGCCCCCAAGGGGCACAGCCTGAGCCTGACCTCACCCTCCAGGCCCAAGATTGGGCCCTTTATTCTCTTTACAGTATAATTAGAATTTCATAATGAATATTTGATAAAACAGTCTAGCTGAGCGGGTGGCTCAGAGATGAAGCGCAgttgctgatcttgcagaggctctgggcttagttcccagcacccacagggcagggTTCACTTGCtaggactccagttccagggcatctgaccaTTGGCACTCGGCACCCACCCGgtttacatacatacaggtagaCACTCATAAGCAtaaagtttaaagtttaaaacaaCGTGAAGGTGCATGCTACACTGCACAGTGATCTCACCCATGCAGAGAAGCaagaaccataaaactattttaaattactttttattggtattttgcctgcatgtatgtgtgtgagggtgtcaggtcttggagttacagacagttgtgagctgccatgtggatgctgggaatcaaactctcatcctctggaagagcagtccgtgagtgctctttaactgctaagccatctctccagctccctataaaaatattttaaaggtggagagatagctcagtggttaagaacactggctgctcttccaaaggtccctagttgaattcccagcaaccacacggtggctcacaaccacctataatgagatctggtgtcctcttctggcctgcacatacatgcaggcggaATGCTGaatacataataagtaaataaataagtcttttaaaaatattttaaatgcaaaaggaagctaggtgtggtggctcacacttctAAGTCCAGAATTCAatgaaagttcaaagccatcGGGGCTACAtagctccaggccagtctgaaTGCTGTCTCCACCAAAATGGCTTTTTAGAGTAAGAATAAAGATGTTATGTTTACAAATACAGTAAACAAAAGAACCTACAATGAGGGTTGAGACAGCCCAGCAAGTAAAGTACCCACTGCCAAACCTGGTGACTGGAGTCCAATCCCAGGTCCTCCCCAGTGGGAAGAAccaagttaccctctgacctccacacacatgctatgtTTGGCACAGTCATGCCTCTCCCATATACACAAAAGGAATTAGTGCTCTTTATGTATGCTCAACAATTTCTTCCTAAATcctttataatattaaaatataaaatataaaaataaattcactcAAAAGACATGATGTGTGTCAGAAAAACAagctttattgaaatatttaaagctggcgtggtggtgcacacgtttcctcccagtgcttaggagacaggtggatctctgagtttgaggcctgcctggtctgaAGAGTAATTTCTACGCTAACCACAGCTACAAAGCTAcaaagtgaaaccctgtctcaaaaaatataagtACCCACTGAGGAGACAGACCACGTTCAGGACCTGAAAAGCTGGATCTCACAGACTCTGTTTTCTCCAAGCTAACATACTGGAGTTCCACTTCTTTCAGGGTGGCTTTCATTGGTGAAATCTGAAGAGTGGGTTCCCAGATTGGTATGGGAGAGCAAGGGCTTCTAGGGGTGACTCCAGTGAGGGGAGTGTgcctgggggggggtggggtgactCCTAAGTGAGGGGAGtgtgcctggggtgggggtggggtgactcTAGTGAGGGGtgtgcctggggtgggggtggggtgactcTAGTGAGTGAGtgtgcctggggtggggggtggggtagaaaATGACCcgtggaagaaaatagaaaatgtttgcTTATGGTATATTCAGATCTTCatgtggaaggaaaaaagagtACCATACCACTACATGCAGTAATTTGGACACATCTCAGAAACAATatgccctcttcttgtctccATGTGCACCCAGATATACATAcccgtgcacgcacacacactcactcgtgcacacacacacacacacacacacagagagagagagagagagagagagagagagagagagagagagagagagattaaaatcaCCCTTTATGAACTCTGGAACGCTTGGAAGCTAGTTACTTTGGCCCTGATGTTCCCTTTCTCACTTCAGCTGTGCAAAAGTAAAGCAGAttcaaagacctgggttcaaatctaaCCTcttaggccaggcatggtagtgaatgtctttaatcccagcacttagaaaggAGAAGCCGGTGGAtttccttgagtttgaggccagtaagGTCTACATTTCTACTCCACAATCTCGTCACGTGGTCTAGCAGGGCTTTTCTGTTTCTTACAGAACAAAGATCCTAACTGTGGCCCCACATACAGGTGAGCTACAAGAGCTTCCTCGAACCCTGCTGCAGACATGTTTCTGTGGAGTGCTATTCTCCAGAGCAGGTGTGGATTCTCCTTGCCTGGATCCCACCACACCCTGCCAGGGCCAGAGGAGGCAGAGCCCTGGCCCAGTGGGATCTCAGTCTGTAGTCTCTAGGCCTGCCATGGGAACTGGAAAACTGCAACCAAAACAAAGTGAGGGACAGGAACCTAGCAAAGATGTGGGAGGCCAAGAGCCAGGTGGGCACCCTACTACGCTGTAGAGAGGCAGCCAGTCAGCCCAAGGAGACCTCTTGCCAAAAGGGCCAACTGTAGCGATGGAAGAGCCCACACTGGGCAGGTTCAAAGGAGCCGGAGCTGCCCACTACACACAGGAAGGGGCAATCTGGCCGCCCTCCTGTGGCAGGAAGCTAAAATGTTCTCAGTTCGCTCCTCTGCTCCCTTCTGCCCTGTTCAGCTCTGGCTCTACCTGGACTCAGGAAGTCATGAGACCCACATCAGTTGGAGTCTGGAAAGTGATCCCATCTCCAGGCAAAGGAGAGGCTATAAAAGGCCAGAACCAGACTAGGGCCCAGCGAGGCCCCAGGGCTGCCTGCAGGTTGTGGCTCATGCCCAGGTCGTAGGAGTGTTGACCCCGAGCCCACTCCCACGTGGTCTGGCCCCGAAGCAGCAGCATCCCATGGAAAAGCAGCCCAGCACCGCACAGCAGCGCACCGGCCACACACGTGTCCACCACAAAGGCTAGGGCGAACTGAGCCAGGGACACTTTGCCtgtgggaagaaaacagaaagggtcTCAAGGAAGAGCAGTTGACTGGCCTTCCCAGACCCCATCCTGCCCTCCTTCAACCAAAGAAACTCAGGCCTCCATTCTGCAAATTCAATTACTTAGTTACACCTGGAATCTGTGTTACATAGAAAAGTATAACATTTACCATCTGGGCCTCAGTAGGCAGCTAGTTCCTGCTGAATAATTAATTGACCTTCAGAGGTCATGAAAACactgctaagtgaaagaagcagggatggagagatggctcagtggttaagagcactgactactcttacagagaggtcctgagttcaattcccagcaaccacatggtagctctcaaccatctgtaatgagatccgatgccctcctctggtgtgtctgaagacagctacagtgtactcacatacattaaataaatattaaaaaaaaaaaaaaaaaaagaagaaggcagGCATGAAGGGCCATGGGTTGTGGGAtatgctttcttttctgtaagCTGTCTTGAATGGGCAAATGCATGCACAGAAAGCACATTAGTGATGGTCAAGGCTGAGGGAATTTAGGGAGATGTGAGAGGGGCTCTTACTAGACACAGCATTTCTCTTTGGAGTGAAAATGTTTTGCAATTAGATAGCAGTAAAGATTGTACTATACTATATAGTAAATATAGACATTtagtgtatttaaaaatatactaaaatctACCGAGTCGTACACCTCCAACTGCCTAAAATGATGTGTCTGGAATCAATAAGAGTTCTTGGTCTGAGGAAATGACTCACTTAGTAAACTGTTTGCCTTGTAAGCATGAGGCTCTAAGCTCAGATCCATAAGACCCACATAAAAGTCAGGATGTGGTGACATATGCCTGTAATTCTGGCAGTAATTGGATGGGAAGAGGACACAGGGGTATCTGGAGCCTATCAGCTAGCTGGCCTGGCCTAGTTggcaaagttccaggccaatgagctACTGCCCCAAACACTCGAACAGAAGGTGGAAGGTGCCCaagattgtcttctgaccttcataagTGTGTGAGCccgagcgcgcgcgcacacgcacgcgcacacacacaccatggcagaAGTGCTATGCAAAAAAATACTAAGAGTTAGAGAAAATAGacttcactatttttttttctttttttcggagctggggaccaaacccagggccttgcgcttgctaggcaagagctctaccactgagctaaatccccaacccctagacttgACTATTTTGATAAAAGAGAACATTCACCCAGAAGAGACTCTCCTAGGAGACAGTGGTAATGGTTTAGCAGTTTGTGGTACAGCAAACGTCTATGCAGTGGGAACCTGAAGGGAAGAGCTCCAATAACAGCAGGGCCTGCCAGAGTGAGAGAAGAGGTTCCCTACACTCGAGTACAAGTTACCAAGTCTGTGGAGACCAGATGAAAGCAAGACCAGAACAGAAGGTAGAGATGGAAATACCAAAGGCTGAGCTGTGGGTGATGCCACAGGCAAAACTGTGAAGAATGTGGCGCTGGAAGCATCTGAACCTGAGAGGTCCCTAAAGCAAGAGGAGAGCTGGATTTTTCTAGACAGCCTGGCTTGTGCCACCCtaggaggaagggcagggcagagaCCAGGAGAAGAAAGCAGCTATAAGCCTGTTCAAGTCCTTTGAAAGGAGAAGGCAAAGTAAGAAGGTGTAGGGGAACCCCCAAGAACACCAATGAAGAGAGCTGGAGCACAGGAACAGGAGTAGACAAAATAAGCAGAGGCCTCCAGATAGGGGAGCTTTCGAAAGCCCTCCCACGCCTGTGGGAGAGTTGAACACAAgaacattgttgttcttttgtttttgagccaaAAATAGCTCAGGCTCATCTATAGCTCCATATGTAACCCAGGTTACCCACAAACTCCCAATGCTCCTGTCAACCTGGGTTTCACATGGAGAATAAGATGAACCAGGGCATGGACGTGGCACTGTGTATTCTAACAGCTCTCAGCAGCCAGGGGAGGGAGGTTGAGCTAGGATGCTTGAGATGTTGGCAGGAGAGAGGCGGAAATGAAAGGCTCTAGGCTACTTAGACCGGAGCAGTAAAGACGGGAAAGGCGAGATGAATAGTGACCCATTCTGGGTTCTGACAGGAAGTGGGTGTAGATGTGAGAGCTGAGGGAATGAAAACGCAGGCCAAGAAATGGAAGCCAGAAGTGAGCACATGTCTGTAGGCCCAGTATTTGGAgagctgaggccagcctaggctacacagcaagactgtatagaaagcaaggaaagaaggaagaaaatagagaagaaaggaagagaggctaTCCAAGCAAGCCTTCTGAGCATGGGCAGTGCTGCTGGCAGTTGGTGCTTTTGGTTTCAACAGATCCTGGGGCTGAGAGGCTGGGAGCCCAAGTCAGTATCTAGGGACAGTGAAGTAAGCTATAACTTCAGGAAAGAACCCAGCCTTGGAAAACACAGAACCACCGAGAAGAGcgcttgtgcatgtatgtgtgtgtgcgtgcatgtgtgtgtggggggggctaTTTGGGACAGAGGTAGGGTTCAACAAGATGAGGAGGCATGGTGATTTCTCAGGATGGCCAAGGAGGCTGCAGACAAAATTAAAGAAGCAATGGAAAGGTCAGGAGGAAGGGTTCAGGAAGCAAAGCCCAGAGTGTTCTGGCCAGAGGGACAAAGGATGCACAAATCCATGGGACTTGGATCTTGGGAGGTGTCTGAGGAAAGAGGAGTACTCAACAATCCAGAACCCAGGAACTCAATCAAGTCTCCTCCCAATTCCCAAAGGGAAGCTTCCCTGCCTGTAACCCCACTGGCTCCCCACTGCCCCATCCAATCAGACTCATCTCTCACCCCAGCATTTATGGCTTCCAAGTTCTGACCCGCCATTCtattctctctgtgtccatgggactgctttccttcctttcagggTTTGTGTACATGCAATGGTACttatccccccccctctctctctctgtgtgtgtgtgtgtgtgtgtgtgtgtgtgtgtgtgtgtgagtatttggACCATTAGGTCCATCTCCCCTAAGATAACCTTCTAGTATCCCAACAACCCATGGGCTCTCAAATGAGCCTTTCTTCTTCTGTAGTAAACCCTGGGTCCTTCTTGATTCTGGGGACCAGAACTCTGCTCTTCCCTTGGAGCACTGGATAAAGTACAGTACTTCATACTCAGCTAGGGACCAGGCTTCCCTCTTTCCTTAAATGGCCTTGCCTGGGTCCCCAAAGCATTGGCCAAGAGAACCAGCTGGACAGCACACTCCCACGGGAAGGGGCCTTGCTACCCAGCCCAGTGCAAGGGTCTCTGGCTCCCAGAAAGTTCAGAAAGCTCCCCACCTGTGAGTAGCATGAGCCAGGGCAACAGCAGGAGAGCCACTGTGTAGAGGGCTGAGTGGGCCTGCAGCAAGGCCGacagggcagggctcagcagcaCTGAGATGTGGAGCAGGACACCAGCAGCATGAAGCAGGAGGCACAGAAAGGGCCGGTAATTATGGAAGCCCACACAGCGGCCCAATAGGCGACAGTGGTGGTCACGACGTAGGATACACACACGGCAGGCAGAGCAGTGCCCACTACGTGGTGGCACCTGGCTTTGGCACTGGTAACAGTAACTGCAGGGAGTGGGGGCGGGGACACAGGTCAGTGCCTCCAATAGCTCTCAGTGCCCCAGACCATGCCCAACCTCAGCCTCAGAGACCACCTTGGGAAAGCAGTAACAGTCACTGCCTTTGCCAGGCACCTCCAACTAGTGTACCTCCTGTGACATGCCCATTGAAAAGCAACGTTTTCAAAGGCTTAGAAGTACTTCCACCACTAacatctctttctccctctccactccAGTCACTGACCTTGTGGTTCTGGAATATTCTGGGCATACAGTGGCTTCTGCCTTTTCTTGTTCTGCTTCTCTCTTCCAGAAACCAGTTCAAAATTTCCCAAGTGGCTCACTCCACCACCTCAATGCTTTGTGCAAATGCCCGAGTGGCTTCCACTTTGGCCACTTATTTCGGTTTTTAGTTGCAAATGGATAAGTTACTCTTAAtatatttgcagatgctatggcTTTTtagtaaaatgtaaattaattaatcaagTTAATTAACAGATCCATCACCTAAAAGCCTTGTGCTGAAAACTGACCATCTATTTAAAACTGAAACTttgtgctggggagatggctcagtggttaaaggcatttgctgcacAGGACTGATGACCTGTTCACGCTTctgaacccacatggtaggagagaaccaactcccgaaAGTTGTCCTCCGCCTTCCACCTGTATGCCTTGGCATGGGTGCCCGGATTCCGACACACATCGTGTAtacaagacaaaaataataaaaaataactgaaatttgCCCTTCTTGCCTTCTTTACCCTGCTCTATTTTTTGTTTCCGTATTATCATCCTTTACCATCTATTTTATgcaatttgcttttttattggcAGATAATAATACTGCCCCTTCCTCACTGAAATTAACTCCATGAGGTCGGGAACCTGTTTTCACTTGAGTTCTCAGACCAGTACCTGCTCAATATCTGAATGAATAAGTAGCGGATGCCAGGTTCTAAAGGAGTTCTACGACACTAACAACCCGGATGCTAACATCATCTGGTTTCTGACACCTCAAGTTCTGGGGCCTCTCTTGGTTCCAACGCCCCCCAAAACCCGCTTCTGCCCGGGGACTCCCAAGTCCGACACTCACGCCCAGCCCTGGCCCAGGCCGCGGCCAGCCAGCATCACTCCTCGAATGCTGGGATCCGAGCGCAGGAAGAGCCCCATGTTGCCCAGCAGATTGAGCAGCTGATAAGCAGCCAGCGCCAGTTGCAAGGCCCGGGCGAGTGGTTCCAGAGGGGGCGGCCCAGGCCCCAGTACCATCACGTAAGTCAGCTCCAGGACCACGACGGCGGCCCACAGCGCGGTGAACACCACTGGCATCCGCGCGGGCGCTCCTTCTGTGCCCCGAGCTGCCCAGGGTTCCCCCATGGCCCGATCCACCGGCTTTCGGATAGCTGGGATCCCACTGCTTCCGTATTGGGGAGGTCATAGCAGCGGACTGATGTCTGTCGCGACCAATAGGAGCTCCTCAGGGGTGCGTCGAGCGCCAGACTTACAGGGAGGGGCCACAGATACAGAGAAGTGATTGGCTAACTGACTAGATGTTCGAAATCCGGTTGGTGCCGGCGCCCAGGTGTCAAAAAGAAGTCGTCGCCCAGCAGGGGCCGCCCCCTGGTGTGGCTTGCTGCCACTCCGAGAGGATTGAATTGCAGCCCTCGGGGCGTCGGGGTTTCCCGGCTCAGCACATTCTCCCTACCCTCCTCTACAGCCGCCCCGGTATTAATAGACCTGGCTGGCCCTATCATCTGGCCCCGAGCCCTTCCCCATGCTCGGGTATCTCCATCACCCTAGAAAACTCCCCAAACAACTTGTTGCCTTGGTGTTATAGACTGTGAAATAGAAATAGGTGTCTGTTTCTCACGTGCAATGCTTAAAAGGGACAAACTCAGGTCCAAGGGGCAGCCTTTAGGATGGCCTGCAGCCACCACTTAGACTCCACTTTCTAGATGAGGAAACAGACAAGGTTCATGACTGTCCCAGGACCACACAGCAAGCTAACCACAGAGCTGAAATGCGAACCTGCTATCTAGGCCAGTAGTCACCCCAGCATCCCCCGCGATTCCGCAATCTTTCAATCTCTTCGCTGGTCCAGACCCAACCTCCCTCGCCCCCTATCTggtcccacccacctcccccatATTTAGTACGAACCCGATCTGGGGCTGAACCGGGCAGTACTTAACCCAGCCTGAGCGTGCAGGAGCTCGCCCAGTGGAGCAGAGCGGAGCCAAGAGCCTGAGCAAGATGATGATGGTTATGCAGCCCGAGGGTCTGGGGGCCGGGGAGGGGCCCTTCTCTGGCGGCGGGGGCGGTGAGTACATGGAACAGGAGGAAGACTGGGACCGCGACTTGCTGTTGGATCCTGCCTGGGAGAAACAGCAGCGGAAAGTGAGTGCTCACCCAATTCCCAAAGGCAAAAACTGAGGCTGGGAGGGCAGGTAGTTCTTCCCGGGCATCTGGGCAGATCAAGAACAGAGCCTTCATGTAATCTAAACTACAACTCCCCAAACAGGCAGCTATCTGCTGTCCTCAAAGATTAGAAGAAAGGCTGAAAGTTCTCATGGGGGATTTAGGATGTCAAGGACACTGGGAAGTCCCTCAGTGACGCCAGGACTCCTTTAAGCCCATTGCCCCTCTTATGCTGGTGAAAGTGGGTTTTGGACAAGGTCCAAGAGACCTAACTTGTTCTTGGGTGGGAGGCGAGGGGTTCTCAGGAAGTTATGCTCCTCTACACACCCACCCTTTTCTCCAGTTAAGTATCCCTAGACCCCATCCTGaggagaacatgccagacacacaaCCAGTGGATTTGGGGGTATAGGAGAGAAGAACCATCTATATTCTTTCCTGGCCTTTACTATGTCTTCTGCTCAGGGTGAGACCCACAGTCCCTCTACTGGCTTGACAGAcaactgaggaaactgaggcccagaaaagGGCAGAGCTAGAGCAGCCTGTTATATACcg
Encoded proteins:
- the Zdhhc24 gene encoding probable palmitoyltransferase ZDHHC24, with product MGEPWAARGTEGAPARMPVVFTALWAAVVVLELTYVMVLGPGPPPLEPLARALQLALAAYQLLNLLGNMGLFLRSDPSIRGVMLAGRGLGQGWAYCYQCQSQVPPRSGHCSACRVCILRRDHHCRLLGRCVGFHNYRPFLCLLLHAAGVLLHISVLLSPALSALLQAHSALYTVALLLLPWLMLLTGKVSLAQFALAFVVDTCVAGALLCGAGLLFHGMLLLRGQTTWEWARGQHSYDLGMSHNLQAALGPRWALVWFWPFIASPLPGDGITFQTPTDVGLMTS